A stretch of the Archocentrus centrarchus isolate MPI-CPG fArcCen1 unplaced genomic scaffold, fArcCen1 scaffold_32_ctg1, whole genome shotgun sequence genome encodes the following:
- the LOC115776459 gene encoding plakophilin-3-like isoform X2 — MNVGMAESCFLSALQPNSSCTAYVVPSDGPSPDPVAKARRVREQVRMRLAERKSSSLTRLDGSTGLNTAESLQTSTMPGTSSAHSPVFLKDYNPPEMKSYSHTHGFSSRSMINTPSRVIAVPTVPLPASGFSSRSAAETTSRVTHKGMGVVQSSSHTSQLYSRNRRSKSLSQGDQEAFPLASPVRPENASLTLPAPPPGTLRRSLSGILAQEKGYWHEEELPQQYTYKGPSHRTISRITNRQQQYQQHQQSSSYGQEGWMGNGKGIPAGGDTWGTQWHQQHHHQQQQQQHVSRTSANLHRAASLRSLRSVGKGVDVFDGASVHSNDPLGEMHSLDMPTAVRYLSEADANLKVVGAAFIQHQCYHSSDAKNQVRALQGVPALVRLFSSDNQEVKRYATAATRNLIYENAENKAALIDAGGLAPLVSILNEPDEELRKTITGVLWNLSSRDNLKEKLCREALPVLTQKVLIPLCRSIPLSPSERDIFNNTTGCLRNLSSTNERTRQKMRDTPGLVDSLVTYIQQADQADEKGLENSLCVMRNLSYQLYSELPPSVQLRLEGPSRASANRDIETIGCFTLYNKKNVERHQNLPTLSQPKGSEWLWHPKVVGLYKLILQNSDSSSCSREAATGALQNITAGEARWASVLSMVIIEKERMLPVLLDRLDTNSDMELRPLTGLLRNLARHSVDKQHMAKNMVGLLVSKLPADGLQKTPSSEVVVNICGALNHLVTCSSSAARDICYFNGIPKLVGIKTSHDNSSGSQKAARAASTVLCNMFQYNKLHRDYRLKGFVKRDFADGSF, encoded by the exons GGTTAAACACTGCAGAAAGCCTTCAAACCAGCACAATGCCAGGAACCAGCTCTGCACACAGTCCTGTTTttcttaaag ATTATAACCCTCCCGAGATGAAGAGCTACAGCCACACTCATGGTTTCAGCTCCAGATCAATGATAAACACACCCAGTCGTGTCATTGCT GTGCCCACTGTGCCTCttcctgcctctgggttctcaTCTCGCTCTGCTGCGGAAACCACTTCCAGGGTGACCCACAAAGGGATGGGCGTGGTCCAGAGCAGCTCCCACACCTCCCAGCTGTACAGCAGAAACCGACGTTCTAAGTCACTGAGCCAGGGCGACCAGGAGGCATTCCCTCTCGCTTCACCCGTCCGTCCCGAGAATGCCTCGCTCACTCTCCCTGCGCCTCCACCTGGCACCCTGAGGCGCAGTCTCAGTGGGATTCTGGCCCAAGAGAAAGGCTACTGGCATGAGGAGGAGCTTCCGCAGCAGTACACCTACAAGGGGCCCTCCCACCGCACCATCAGCCGCATCACCAACAGACAGCAGCAATAccagcagcatcagcagagcTCCAGCTACGGCCAGGAGGGCTGGATGGGGAATGGCAAGGGGATCCCTGCTGGAGGGGACACTTGGGGAACACAGTGGCACCAacagcaccaccaccagcagcagcagcagcagcacgtgTCCAGAACGTCTGCTAATCTGCACCGTGCCGCCTCGCTCCGCAGCCTGAGGAGTGTCGGGAAAGGAGTGGACGTCTTCGATGGAGCGTCAGTCCACAGCAACGACCCGCTGGGAGA gatgcACAGTCTGGACATGCCCACAGCCGTCAGATATCTGTCCGAGGCAGACGCTAATTTGAAAGTTGTTGGAGCTGCATTCATTCAGCATCAGTGTTACCACAGCAGTGACGCCAAAAACCAG GTCCGAGCTCTGCAAGGTGTTCCAGCTCTGGTGCGCCTTTTCTCCAGTGACAACCAAGAAGTGAAGCGTTACGCTACCGCTGCCACGAGGAACCTCATCTATGAGAACGCTGAGAACAAGGCGGCCCTCATCGACGCCGGCGGGCTGGCACCTCTTGTGAGCATCCTGAACGAACCTGATGAGGAGCTGCGAAAGACTATCACAG GCGTCCTGTGGAATCTGTCCTCCAGAGATAACCTGAAGGAGAAGCTGTGCAGAGAAGCTTTACCTGTGCTGACACAGAAAGTTCTGATTCCTCTGTGCAGGAGCATCCCACTGAGTCCATCAGAGAGAGACATCTTTAACAACACCACCGGCTGCCTCAG GAACTTGAGTTCCACGAATGAGAGAACGAGGCAGAAGATGAGAGACACGCCCGGCCTCGTGGACTCTCTGGTGACCTACATCCAGCAGGCAGACCAGGCAGATGAGAAG GGTTTGGAGAATTCCCTGTGTGTGATGAGAAATCTGTCCTATCAGCTGTACTCGGAGCTCCCCCCCTCAGTCCAGCTCCGCCTGGAGGGCCCGTCGAGAGCTTCCGCCAACAGGGACATCGAGACCATCGGCTGCTTCACTCTGTACAACAAGAAGAACGTGGAg CGTCACCAGAACCTGCCCACCCTGTCTCAGCCTAAAGGGTCTGAGTGGCTGTGGCACCCAAAGGTGGTGGGGCTCTACAAACTCATCCTGCAGAACAGCgacagcagctcctgcagccgTGAGGCTGCCACAGGAGCCCTGCAGAACATCACCGCGGGAGAGGCCAGG TGGGCATCAGTGCTGAGCATGGTGATCATAGAGAAGGAGAGGATGCTTCCCGTCCTCCTGGATCGGTTGGACACCAACAGTGACATGGAGCTGAGGCCCCTGACCGGCCTGCTGAGAAATCTGGCTCGACACTCCGTGGACAAACAGCACATGG CCAAGAACATGGTGGGGCTTCTGGTGTCCAAGCTGCCCGCAGACGGCCTTCAGAAAACGCCGTCGAGCGAGGTGGTGGTCAACATCTGTGGAGCCCTCAACCACCTGGTTACCTGCAGCTCCTCGGCAGCCCGCGACATCTGTTACTTCAATGGCATCCCCAAGCTGGTGGGCATCAAGACGTCCCACGATAACAG CTCTGGGAGTCAAAAAGCTGCCCGAGCGGCCTCGACCGTCCTCTGCAACATGTTCCAGTACAACAAGCTGCACCGAGACTACAGACTG AAAGGATTCGTCAAACGAGACTTTGCAGATGGATCCTTCTAG
- the LOC115776459 gene encoding plakophilin-3-like isoform X1 gives MNVGMAESCFLSALQPNSSCTAYVVPSDGPSPDPVAKARRVREQVRMRLAERKSSSLTRLDGSTGLNTAESLQTSTMPGTSSAHSPVFLKDYNPPEMKSYSHTHGFSSRSMINTPSRVIAVPTVPLPASGFSSRSAAETTSRVTHKGMGVVQSSSHTSQLYSRNRRSKSLSQGDQEAFPLASPVRPENASLTLPAPPPGTLRRSLSGILAQEKGYWHEEELPQQYTYKGPSHRTISRITNRQQQYQQHQQSSSYGQEGWMGNGKGIPAGGDTWGTQWHQQHHHQQQQQQHVSRTSANLHRAASLRSLRSVGKGVDVFDGASVHSNDPLGEMHSLDMPTAVRYLSEADANLKVVGAAFIQHQCYHSSDAKNQVRALQGVPALVRLFSSDNQEVKRYATAATRNLIYENAENKAALIDAGGLAPLVSILNEPDEELRKTITGVLWNLSSRDNLKEKLCREALPVLTQKVLIPLCRSIPLSPSERDIFNNTTGCLRNLSSTNERTRQKMRDTPGLVDSLVTYIQQADQADEKGLENSLCVMRNLSYQLYSELPPSVQLRLEGPSRASANRDIETIGCFTLYNKKNVEQRHQNLPTLSQPKGSEWLWHPKVVGLYKLILQNSDSSSCSREAATGALQNITAGEARWASVLSMVIIEKERMLPVLLDRLDTNSDMELRPLTGLLRNLARHSVDKQHMAKNMVGLLVSKLPADGLQKTPSSEVVVNICGALNHLVTCSSSAARDICYFNGIPKLVGIKTSHDNSSGSQKAARAASTVLCNMFQYNKLHRDYRLKGFVKRDFADGSF, from the exons GGTTAAACACTGCAGAAAGCCTTCAAACCAGCACAATGCCAGGAACCAGCTCTGCACACAGTCCTGTTTttcttaaag ATTATAACCCTCCCGAGATGAAGAGCTACAGCCACACTCATGGTTTCAGCTCCAGATCAATGATAAACACACCCAGTCGTGTCATTGCT GTGCCCACTGTGCCTCttcctgcctctgggttctcaTCTCGCTCTGCTGCGGAAACCACTTCCAGGGTGACCCACAAAGGGATGGGCGTGGTCCAGAGCAGCTCCCACACCTCCCAGCTGTACAGCAGAAACCGACGTTCTAAGTCACTGAGCCAGGGCGACCAGGAGGCATTCCCTCTCGCTTCACCCGTCCGTCCCGAGAATGCCTCGCTCACTCTCCCTGCGCCTCCACCTGGCACCCTGAGGCGCAGTCTCAGTGGGATTCTGGCCCAAGAGAAAGGCTACTGGCATGAGGAGGAGCTTCCGCAGCAGTACACCTACAAGGGGCCCTCCCACCGCACCATCAGCCGCATCACCAACAGACAGCAGCAATAccagcagcatcagcagagcTCCAGCTACGGCCAGGAGGGCTGGATGGGGAATGGCAAGGGGATCCCTGCTGGAGGGGACACTTGGGGAACACAGTGGCACCAacagcaccaccaccagcagcagcagcagcagcacgtgTCCAGAACGTCTGCTAATCTGCACCGTGCCGCCTCGCTCCGCAGCCTGAGGAGTGTCGGGAAAGGAGTGGACGTCTTCGATGGAGCGTCAGTCCACAGCAACGACCCGCTGGGAGA gatgcACAGTCTGGACATGCCCACAGCCGTCAGATATCTGTCCGAGGCAGACGCTAATTTGAAAGTTGTTGGAGCTGCATTCATTCAGCATCAGTGTTACCACAGCAGTGACGCCAAAAACCAG GTCCGAGCTCTGCAAGGTGTTCCAGCTCTGGTGCGCCTTTTCTCCAGTGACAACCAAGAAGTGAAGCGTTACGCTACCGCTGCCACGAGGAACCTCATCTATGAGAACGCTGAGAACAAGGCGGCCCTCATCGACGCCGGCGGGCTGGCACCTCTTGTGAGCATCCTGAACGAACCTGATGAGGAGCTGCGAAAGACTATCACAG GCGTCCTGTGGAATCTGTCCTCCAGAGATAACCTGAAGGAGAAGCTGTGCAGAGAAGCTTTACCTGTGCTGACACAGAAAGTTCTGATTCCTCTGTGCAGGAGCATCCCACTGAGTCCATCAGAGAGAGACATCTTTAACAACACCACCGGCTGCCTCAG GAACTTGAGTTCCACGAATGAGAGAACGAGGCAGAAGATGAGAGACACGCCCGGCCTCGTGGACTCTCTGGTGACCTACATCCAGCAGGCAGACCAGGCAGATGAGAAG GGTTTGGAGAATTCCCTGTGTGTGATGAGAAATCTGTCCTATCAGCTGTACTCGGAGCTCCCCCCCTCAGTCCAGCTCCGCCTGGAGGGCCCGTCGAGAGCTTCCGCCAACAGGGACATCGAGACCATCGGCTGCTTCACTCTGTACAACAAGAAGAACGTGGAg CAGCGTCACCAGAACCTGCCCACCCTGTCTCAGCCTAAAGGGTCTGAGTGGCTGTGGCACCCAAAGGTGGTGGGGCTCTACAAACTCATCCTGCAGAACAGCgacagcagctcctgcagccgTGAGGCTGCCACAGGAGCCCTGCAGAACATCACCGCGGGAGAGGCCAGG TGGGCATCAGTGCTGAGCATGGTGATCATAGAGAAGGAGAGGATGCTTCCCGTCCTCCTGGATCGGTTGGACACCAACAGTGACATGGAGCTGAGGCCCCTGACCGGCCTGCTGAGAAATCTGGCTCGACACTCCGTGGACAAACAGCACATGG CCAAGAACATGGTGGGGCTTCTGGTGTCCAAGCTGCCCGCAGACGGCCTTCAGAAAACGCCGTCGAGCGAGGTGGTGGTCAACATCTGTGGAGCCCTCAACCACCTGGTTACCTGCAGCTCCTCGGCAGCCCGCGACATCTGTTACTTCAATGGCATCCCCAAGCTGGTGGGCATCAAGACGTCCCACGATAACAG CTCTGGGAGTCAAAAAGCTGCCCGAGCGGCCTCGACCGTCCTCTGCAACATGTTCCAGTACAACAAGCTGCACCGAGACTACAGACTG AAAGGATTCGTCAAACGAGACTTTGCAGATGGATCCTTCTAG
- the LOC115776459 gene encoding plakophilin-3-like isoform X3, translating into MNVGMAESCFLSALQPNSSCTAYVVPSDGPSPDPVAKARRVREQVRMRLAERKSSSLTRLDGSTDYNPPEMKSYSHTHGFSSRSMINTPSRVIAVPTVPLPASGFSSRSAAETTSRVTHKGMGVVQSSSHTSQLYSRNRRSKSLSQGDQEAFPLASPVRPENASLTLPAPPPGTLRRSLSGILAQEKGYWHEEELPQQYTYKGPSHRTISRITNRQQQYQQHQQSSSYGQEGWMGNGKGIPAGGDTWGTQWHQQHHHQQQQQQHVSRTSANLHRAASLRSLRSVGKGVDVFDGASVHSNDPLGEMHSLDMPTAVRYLSEADANLKVVGAAFIQHQCYHSSDAKNQVRALQGVPALVRLFSSDNQEVKRYATAATRNLIYENAENKAALIDAGGLAPLVSILNEPDEELRKTITGVLWNLSSRDNLKEKLCREALPVLTQKVLIPLCRSIPLSPSERDIFNNTTGCLRNLSSTNERTRQKMRDTPGLVDSLVTYIQQADQADEKGLENSLCVMRNLSYQLYSELPPSVQLRLEGPSRASANRDIETIGCFTLYNKKNVEQRHQNLPTLSQPKGSEWLWHPKVVGLYKLILQNSDSSSCSREAATGALQNITAGEARWASVLSMVIIEKERMLPVLLDRLDTNSDMELRPLTGLLRNLARHSVDKQHMAKNMVGLLVSKLPADGLQKTPSSEVVVNICGALNHLVTCSSSAARDICYFNGIPKLVGIKTSHDNSSGSQKAARAASTVLCNMFQYNKLHRDYRLKGFVKRDFADGSF; encoded by the exons ATTATAACCCTCCCGAGATGAAGAGCTACAGCCACACTCATGGTTTCAGCTCCAGATCAATGATAAACACACCCAGTCGTGTCATTGCT GTGCCCACTGTGCCTCttcctgcctctgggttctcaTCTCGCTCTGCTGCGGAAACCACTTCCAGGGTGACCCACAAAGGGATGGGCGTGGTCCAGAGCAGCTCCCACACCTCCCAGCTGTACAGCAGAAACCGACGTTCTAAGTCACTGAGCCAGGGCGACCAGGAGGCATTCCCTCTCGCTTCACCCGTCCGTCCCGAGAATGCCTCGCTCACTCTCCCTGCGCCTCCACCTGGCACCCTGAGGCGCAGTCTCAGTGGGATTCTGGCCCAAGAGAAAGGCTACTGGCATGAGGAGGAGCTTCCGCAGCAGTACACCTACAAGGGGCCCTCCCACCGCACCATCAGCCGCATCACCAACAGACAGCAGCAATAccagcagcatcagcagagcTCCAGCTACGGCCAGGAGGGCTGGATGGGGAATGGCAAGGGGATCCCTGCTGGAGGGGACACTTGGGGAACACAGTGGCACCAacagcaccaccaccagcagcagcagcagcagcacgtgTCCAGAACGTCTGCTAATCTGCACCGTGCCGCCTCGCTCCGCAGCCTGAGGAGTGTCGGGAAAGGAGTGGACGTCTTCGATGGAGCGTCAGTCCACAGCAACGACCCGCTGGGAGA gatgcACAGTCTGGACATGCCCACAGCCGTCAGATATCTGTCCGAGGCAGACGCTAATTTGAAAGTTGTTGGAGCTGCATTCATTCAGCATCAGTGTTACCACAGCAGTGACGCCAAAAACCAG GTCCGAGCTCTGCAAGGTGTTCCAGCTCTGGTGCGCCTTTTCTCCAGTGACAACCAAGAAGTGAAGCGTTACGCTACCGCTGCCACGAGGAACCTCATCTATGAGAACGCTGAGAACAAGGCGGCCCTCATCGACGCCGGCGGGCTGGCACCTCTTGTGAGCATCCTGAACGAACCTGATGAGGAGCTGCGAAAGACTATCACAG GCGTCCTGTGGAATCTGTCCTCCAGAGATAACCTGAAGGAGAAGCTGTGCAGAGAAGCTTTACCTGTGCTGACACAGAAAGTTCTGATTCCTCTGTGCAGGAGCATCCCACTGAGTCCATCAGAGAGAGACATCTTTAACAACACCACCGGCTGCCTCAG GAACTTGAGTTCCACGAATGAGAGAACGAGGCAGAAGATGAGAGACACGCCCGGCCTCGTGGACTCTCTGGTGACCTACATCCAGCAGGCAGACCAGGCAGATGAGAAG GGTTTGGAGAATTCCCTGTGTGTGATGAGAAATCTGTCCTATCAGCTGTACTCGGAGCTCCCCCCCTCAGTCCAGCTCCGCCTGGAGGGCCCGTCGAGAGCTTCCGCCAACAGGGACATCGAGACCATCGGCTGCTTCACTCTGTACAACAAGAAGAACGTGGAg CAGCGTCACCAGAACCTGCCCACCCTGTCTCAGCCTAAAGGGTCTGAGTGGCTGTGGCACCCAAAGGTGGTGGGGCTCTACAAACTCATCCTGCAGAACAGCgacagcagctcctgcagccgTGAGGCTGCCACAGGAGCCCTGCAGAACATCACCGCGGGAGAGGCCAGG TGGGCATCAGTGCTGAGCATGGTGATCATAGAGAAGGAGAGGATGCTTCCCGTCCTCCTGGATCGGTTGGACACCAACAGTGACATGGAGCTGAGGCCCCTGACCGGCCTGCTGAGAAATCTGGCTCGACACTCCGTGGACAAACAGCACATGG CCAAGAACATGGTGGGGCTTCTGGTGTCCAAGCTGCCCGCAGACGGCCTTCAGAAAACGCCGTCGAGCGAGGTGGTGGTCAACATCTGTGGAGCCCTCAACCACCTGGTTACCTGCAGCTCCTCGGCAGCCCGCGACATCTGTTACTTCAATGGCATCCCCAAGCTGGTGGGCATCAAGACGTCCCACGATAACAG CTCTGGGAGTCAAAAAGCTGCCCGAGCGGCCTCGACCGTCCTCTGCAACATGTTCCAGTACAACAAGCTGCACCGAGACTACAGACTG AAAGGATTCGTCAAACGAGACTTTGCAGATGGATCCTTCTAG